The Canis lupus dingo isolate Sandy chromosome 18, ASM325472v2, whole genome shotgun sequence genome includes the window gagaggggagaggcgACCTAGCGCCGCCGGGGAGCCAATGGTAGGCGACGGAGGACAACGCTGAGGACATGGCGGCTGCGGTCGAAGAGCTGGCGGACGTGTCGGGCTGCTCCGTAACCCCGATCGGTGCCCAGGAAGCGGAGCGGCTGCCTTATTAGTATTCGTACCCACGAGGCGGCGCAGCGGGCCCTTTGGGAGCGCCAGCATCGCGGCCATGGCTTATCACTCGGGCTATGGAGCCCACGGTGCGTGGGGAGCGGGGCGGGCGGGACGCGGCCGGATCGGCCGGAGGAGGGTCGGCGGCGCGGCCCGCTCACCCTGAGGGAGAGGGGCAGCCGTGGCCCTTCCCCAGCGCGGCGGGTGTCTTTCGGGTTTCCGCCCTGCGCGAGTCCGCAACGCGTCCCGGACTTCGCCCTCTCGgcccaatcctgagatcaggcGGTGACAGCACAGCTGGGATTCCCATGCCATACTCGGGCACGAACGGGGTCTGCCTCCAGAACTTTCTAAACTTGTCGTGACCCTGGTAGGGGCCCTCACCACCGCCCAGGGCCTTTGGGTACCCGGCTGTCGCCTTTTCCACCCTTGTTAATGCGGGATGCCCTCCCAGTTATCTTCTCCACCTAGCAAACTTCTACTCACTCTCCCAAGGCTGTTGAGGGATCACTTCCCTGGAGAAGGACCCCAGAAACCCCCAGGTGGGCAACCACTTCCAGGCGCTGCTTCAGCTCTTTCTTTGCCTACATTTGGCACCTCTGGAAAAAGATCCTTCATCAAAGTTCTTTCTGGGTTACCTACCCGTCATCCAGGCCAGGTTTCACTAACTGATTGTTTCGTGACCCCAGGACCCATACAGGGCTGGCCCAACCCGGGGAATGGGGTGGTGGTTTGGGCTCATGTTTGATATTCCTGTCACCTACTCTAGTACCTACAAACCCACAGGCTCCAAGCACAGGGCCCGGGCAGCTCCAGATCCCCCTCCCCTCTTCGATGACACAAGCAGTGCTTACTCCAGCCAGCCAGGAGGATACCCAGCCCCAGGAGCCGACGTGGCCTTCAATGTCAACCACTTGCTTGGGGACCCAATGGCCAATGTGGCTATGGCCTATGGCAGCTCCATCGCATCCCATGGGAAGGACATGGTGCACAAGGAGGTGTGGCCCATCCCCAGGGCAAGGGTGGCAAGATTTCTGTCCAGGGATGGGGCATCGTGGGATCCCACCTAATTCTCAACAGCAGCCCTCAGGGAAGGAGCATACAGAGGAGCACCCTGAGGTTTGGGGTACAGCTTACCCAcagcctcctctctcctctcccagctgCACCGTTTTGTGTCTGTGAACAAACTCAAGTATTTTTTTGCTGTGGACACAGCCTATGTGGCCAAGAAGCTGGGGCTCCTGGTCTTCCCCTACACACACCAGGTGAGCTGGCAGGGCCCTGTGCTTTCCTTGTCCTGTCCCAGAGTTTGGCCCCCAGACCTCAACcgccttctttcttttcttatctttttcttctgacctggctgctgctgccaccaccagaACTGGGAAGTGCAGTACAGTCGTGATGTGCCTCTGCCACCGCGGCAAGATCTCAATGCCCCTGACCTCTATATCCCCAGTGAGTCTTTCTTCGACTTGGGCTGGGGGATGTGGGGCGACTTGTGCCTTAAGGCACCAATGAGAAGAGAGGGGCTCATGCATTTATTCAGCGTCTGCTCTTGGTGCTTTCCGTGTGTGGCGGTTGCTAGACACCAGGTTGACAGAGCAAGGGGACCAGTAAGGAACTTCCTGGGTGCCCTCAGTGCCCTCATGGTATTCCCTTTTGAGATCTTCTTGCCTCTTAACTGGAGCCCTGGCTTTAGACCTGGTCCTGCAGCTTCTGGTAATGGGACCTCAGGCTGGCTACTTTTACTCTTAAGTAAACCAGGAATAGCAACAGTCTCCACCACAAAGAATTTTGTGGAAATTCAGTGAGGTGATGTGAGGTGACCTGCTTTCGGCAGGAAGCACACCGTAAATAATAGTCATTATCATAGTTATTACTTGTCCCCCAAGTCccttctctgaggaagtgatCACTCCCTTCTGGGTTCCCATAACTGCCCACCTATGTGGCACGAGGTCAGGCTGCCCATGTTGGACAGTGGCTGGCAGACTGTGCATCTGATTCCTCTGTCCTGGGGCTTGTCCTGAGGCGCAGCCCATGGTGGACACGCTGGAGGAGGGGTAAGTGTGCTCTGCCAGCCCTCAGAGGGGTTGCCAGGGCAGCCAGTCAGCCCAGTAGCTCCGGGAGGGCCACAGGTTCTTcttgtcttccttcctctgtttccACTCAGAGCCACCTCATAAAGCAGGAATTGCCATCCCCATTTgaagccaaggctcagagagatttgAGTATCTTTGAAGCCATATAGTTTATAGGTGGGAGAGCTAGTTTCCTGACTTCAGACCCTGTGCTCTCTGGTGGGCACATCAGTTTGGTCCttcaaggagaggcagagaacagggcTGAGGAGCTACACTTGCTGTGAAAGCCCAGATCCCACAGGCTCTGAGCTTTTGTGTAAACAGCAGAGGTAAACCTGCGCCCTCTGTGTTGGTGGGTGGGCCAGAGCTAAGGCCAGCACCAGTGGCCAGACTGGCTGAGGTGAAGTCATCCCCATGGGCCAGATTTTGGGGAGAGCCTGGGTTGTCTTCAAGCCTGTATTTTAGTACTATAGTGTTGTGGGAGATCAGGTTGGCCCCTGCCGTTTGGTCTAGGATTAGCAATAGCCTTGGCCCGTGATACGGTTTGAGCCAGAGCAGGAAAGTTTGGTGAGTTTCCTAGcacagagacagggaaagaagtGGCTTGGTGGTGCGGAGAGAAGAGTCAGGTAGCATTTATGCCGGGAAAGAGGGCTGAGCAGAGAAAGGAATTCCAGGACTATGGAGGTTGGCATGCGGGGATATGCAGGGGAGGAAGTATGGAGAGAAGGTGTAAATGGCCCCAAATACCTAGCCAGGGGATTCTGAGGAAACCAGGCTGATGGCATTTTTCTGGCTCTTGGCAGCAATGGCCTTCATCACCTACGTGCTGTTGGCAGGGATGGCACTGGGGATTCAGAAAAGGTCAGTACCAATGCCCTCACCCATTCCTACCAGCTCCCCATCCTGACTGCTCCCTTCACCTCTCTAGGGGACCTTTGGCAGGTCCCATGCTCACCCCATGTCCTCAGTCTCACACCTACCACAGGATGGCTGGTTTCTGAATACTGCCCCCCTTCTCCCACATGGCCACAGGTTCTCCCCAGAGGTGCTGGGCCTGTGTGCAAGCACAGCACTGGTATGGATCGTGATGGAGGTGCTAGCCCTGCTCCTGGGTGTCTATCTGGCCACCGTGCGCAGTGACCTGAGCACTTTCCACCTGCTAGCCTATAGTGGCTACAAATACGTAGGGTGAGTAGCTATGGGTCAGGCCAGAGGCAGGCCTGGGAGAGTGGCCTGCTGCCTTGAGTTTCTAGCTGGTGTAGCTGTAGCCTTAAATTATGACCCTGGgcacctctctgcccctctctgggccctaGCTTTTCTCTAATAGAGGAACCAGCTGTTTTTAGCATTCTCCTCAGGAGCCATGTCCTGTTGTTCAGGTCAGGAATGTTTGGAGAGTCACCCTGGGAACACAGGAGACAAGGGCCTCATGCTGGAGTAGTGGAGGGTGTCTTAGATCCAGGTCCTAGGGCTAAGTCCTAGGCCTTCCAGATTCATTTTTGAGTCTAGGACTCGGGACAGATTGGAGATAAAGGGCTCAGTGGTGGTGGGTGAGATCTAAGGCTGGATGGTAGGGCCAATCTCAGGCCCTGATTCCTTAGATCTCCAgccatctcttcctcctctcccctcacccccacctgcaccccaccccctgcagaaTGATCCTCAGCGTGCTCACGGGGCTGCTGTTTGGCAGTGATGGCTACTATGTGGCACTGGCCTGGACTTCGTCTTCACTCATGTACTTCATTGTGAGTTTGGGACTGTGCCTCCTGCCTGTCCCCCTGGGGTTGGAGCTGGGGACAAGCCTCCCTGGCCCAGCTTcagctctctcctttcttccaggTGCGCTCTTTGCGAACAGCAGCCCTGGGTCCTGACAACAATGGGGGCCCAGCTCCCCGGCAGCGTCTCCAGCTCTACCTGACTCTGGGAGCTGCAGCCTTCCAGCCCCTCATCATATACTGGCTGACCTTCCACTTGGTCCGGTGACCCCTGGCCCCCACTGGCACTGATTTTTCCATACATTGAAGATTTGATTTCCTTGATTGTATCTGACCCTtgttcctggggcctggggcggggtgCTCTCTGTTGCCCAGGGTTTACCAGGCTCAGGGGACCCAGGCGAGGGCTTCCTGGAGTGTGTGGCTTTGATACTGCTTTGAAAGGCAGATGGAAGGGTTTTAGCAGGAATAGCTGTTTAGCTGTGGCTGGGAGAGTGAGGATAGAAGGGAGCAGCATGCCAAGGAGACCTCAGAGGCCTCTTTGATCCATCTGAGGGGTTCCCTAGAAGGTTCCTTGGGCCAGTGTTTTGAGCCTAGCTGGACTGGGGATTCAGGTGAGGGCTGCCCCTATAGAGACCCTCTGCCCCCATGTGCTCTTCAAGCCTTTCAGGAGCAGAACTGGGGCCCACGTGTTTGCAGtagtttattcatattttgtcacaaatggcCGGGGAAGGGGTGCCGGACTCCTCCAGGCAACATAGAAAATAGGTCCAAGAGACAGGACAGGCTGGGGTTGGGGCaagtggggatggggaagggagaggtcTAGAGTgacagcctgggggaggggagagggcagacTAGGGGTGGGCTGCCCCCCCTGCTGAGCCTGCTCATTCCCGGTGCGGGTACCCCCCCACCTGCAGGGGGTGCCTCAGGGTGAGGGTGCAGGGGGGGGGCGGCCCAGAACTTCCAGGGTCAAGCCCTGCCGCTTTGGCAGGGTCCATGTCTGTCCCCCCACCCAAAGTGGACAAGGCTGGAGGTTCTGCCCCTTCCAAGACTGACTGCCATGCCTGCAGGCTGACAGAGGAGCCCCTACCCCTATTTAGAGCTCTGCCCAGCCCTAGTCCAAGGGGAGGGGGCTCTGAAGGCGGGAGGTCCCGCAGCAGCAGTTtggaggggtggagaggaggcCGGGGGCACcagtgccccctccctccccagggctgaGGCCTCTGTGGccgaggggcagggctgggggtgcacAGGCGTCCGGTCCATTCTGGGCTTGCTCCCTGGCCGGCTTCCCCCTTAGAAACTCACCAACGTATAAACCATACTGTGGGAAGATGAGGCAGTGAGCCAAGTCCTTAGTAGGCCCAGCTACCGGCCACCCACCCTGTTATACCCTGGGTTGCCCTCAGTCCTTAAGGGAAAAAGGCAAGAACCTGGGACCCAACCACTCCTGGGATTGGAGGCATGGTACCCGGAGCATCCCTTCCCTGACTTCTGACTGCCATGGGCAGGGCCTCACCTGTACAGGTAATAGAAGAAGGAGAGCAGGTAGAAGGCGAGTTTGCACCAGGACTCCTTCTGGCAGTAGTTGAGGATGTCAGCATTCATGATGGAGACCGCATCATACATGACCTCAGAGCCATCCGCAGGGCGATGGAAGtacctggtggggtggggggaggagggagggaggggcttgAGTGCCCACATCAGAGCTccacccccatcctgcccctGCTCTTCCATCTCACTCCCCGCTGCCAGAAGTGGTAGAAGAGGGGGATGTGGAGTCTCTCACCTCCAGAGGTGGTAGAAGAGGAGGGGGATGTTGAGGCCCAGGGTCACCCACTCTGCTGCACACAGAAACATCAGACAGAAGAGGCCGTGGATGGAGTATTCTGGGACCaccagctggggagggagggcgagAGGTCAGCTGCCTGGTGCTAGGACAGACCCCAGTGGCAAGGGCACAGAGGGGAGCTGGGATTTGGGAGGTGCTCCCCGTGACCCCTGGGGACTCCCACTCCCTCCCGGTGGCTGACTGGCTTTACTCCGGGTCACAGCGAGTAGGGCTGAGCTGGGCCACGAGCCTCCCGCTACCAGCGCTGACACTGACCTTCCTCAGGAGGCAGCAGATGCGTTCGATGTTTTTTAAACGCTCGCGCTGTAGAGGGAAGAAAAGGCCGCCGTGGGGGAGCGGTGGAGCGGGCATTGAAGGCGCCCCGCGGCCCTCCCTGCGTCCCCCGCCGACCCGCGCGTGGCCGCCAGGGGGCGCCAGAGCAGTCTCTGCGGCAAGGAAGCAGCCGCGCCGTCGCCATGGCAACCGTCACCGTGGAGGGACCTTCACCCGCGTCTCCATGGCAACGGCCCAGAGCCTGGCAACGGCCGCCCCGCCAGGAGGAACCCGAGCCCTGAGCCCGCGCCAGGTGTTTTGCTGGGGGCGGGGACAGACAGGAAGGGGCACTGCCGGGTCTCACCACACTCCCCACTTCTCCCCGTCCCCCACTCCGCTTGGCCTGCGACAGATGGAAAGACAGACGGACGGACACACCTCGGCACAGCACATGTATCACTTACTGCCCGCGCTGGGTTCCCCTGGTCGATGGGGTTCTTGAAGTCGGTCCGCAGCTCGTCAAAGGCTATGATCTGGGGGAGGGGCGTGTGCTTCAAGGTTGAGGCAGCAGCTTATGGCCCCCCACCCATGCTTCTATGGGATAGGAATTCCTACATGGGTACTGGACCAGTTGGAGCTTACTGCAAAGGTTGAGAAACTGAGGTTGAGGGAGGTGCGGGgcctagcccaaggtcacacaacagtCTGCAACGGAATCCTAGTGTGCTTATGCCCAAGTCAAGGCATGTTCACAATGCCTCCATCCAAAACATCCCAAGAGATGGTGTCTTTCTGCCCTGTGTTGACCACTGAGGTCCCAGAGGCCTGGGACACAGCCCTTGCTTAGGAGGGCTCCCTTGCTTGGGAGAACTGTGAACTATATTCCAGGGTGATCAGGGCTACTGGGGGCCTGATACAGCATCCGAGGTGATGGGGAGCAGAGTTCAGGCTGGACTCTGAGTGGGTGTTTGGTGAACAGATGGGGGAAGGGCAGTCCAAGCAGCAGGTACAAAGGCAGAAGGTTTAAGGAACAAGGAATATTCAGGAAGCTGCAGGTTCCATGAGGCCAGAGTGAAAGTGTGAGGTGAGTGGGAAGGGAATGTGAAAGATGGGCTGGAGATACTGTGAGCCTGGACCAGATGTTTGGACTTTAACCCAAAAGTAATGCAGAGCCACTGAGGGCTATAAGGCAGCAGAGTGGGATGATCAGGCTAATGTTTTAGGATGGATGGAGCAGGAAGTATACATCAGGTAACAGTCCCAGCCAAGGCATACATGATACTTATTCTATTCTAGCAGGTTTTATGTTTACTAACTCATTTAATGCTTGCAATAACCTGATGACGTAGGGACTGGTATTATCATATCCGTTTTgcaataaggaaactgaaagacAGGCTAAGttacttgtccaaggccacacagctagtcagTGGTAAGACAGGATTCTAACCCCTTAGACTCTGGCGTTAAAAATCTTAACCTCTTGTTCATGGGCAGGCCAGGCCAGTGAGGAAACTGGGTGGAGGGCGGCAATGTTGATGGTGATCTGCATGAGGAGAGTGGCAGTGAGAGTGGAGAGGTGTGGAGGGATTCCAGAGCTGTTTAGAAGCCAGACTCCAATGGGCTTGAATGGCTGCAGAGTGGAGGCAGAGGGGCCCAAGTTGCCTGTGTGTGTTGGGCATCTGATAGGTAGCAGTGTCCTCACTGGGATGGGGAACTCTTGGGAGGAGCAGGTGTttgagagataatgagagagatctgggtgggggctggtgggAGCTGGCATGGAAGGTGGTCTGGAAGAAAAGCCTTCTGAGGTCCCCTCTCTTCAGCACTAGCGTGAGGATAAGGCACAGAGCCCCCCACCTTCAAGCTTCCCAGACCCCAGACGGCttagagggagagaacatgggcTTCTTGAGGGAGCCAGGGCCATCTGGagcagcaccccctccccatggACTCTGGGCAGCCACCTGCCTGCCAGGCACAGCAACAGGGTCCAGCAGGGAGCGGAAGGGTGCCGTCTGTCTGCCCCAGAACTGGCACCACTAGCAGGCAGCGGGTGTcgtgcctcccaccccccaggctgCCTGGCGCTGACTCAGCCCCCTGGAACAAACAATCCCCCACGATGACAGCTGACACACGTCACTCACCACTAGGTTGCCTAGCGACCAGTGGGACTGGGCTCAGGGTCTGGGGTGGGAACTGAGGTCCTACCCTGGAAGATTTGGTTCTTACTAATTTGGATTGAGGACCACATGTCCTATGCCTatgcccacccccactcccctttAGGAGGCCGTGCTCTGGGCACTctgatatatataaaacaaacccACTTTACCCACAAGGAAACATACTCAAGATGAATGACTTGCTAAGATCACCCAACTAAATACAAGAGTGAACACCATGCTtgacacataataggtgctcagtaaatattcgTTGGGCCCTTCCCACCTGCCTAGGAGCCCCACAAGGGCAAAGCCTGAGTCTTATTCATCCTTGACTCTTCAACAGCTGCCCAGAGCTCAGTTCTCGGGAAGCACCGAAACCGATGTTAGACAGAGGACAGCTCTGAGTAGCTCCAAAGGACAGGGACCCCCAGAGGTAATGTGCAAGGTCTCTGGATGGGGAGAGGCCTGGAAAGGGGCTTCTTGAATTCCAGGAAACTTTCTCCCAGGAGCTGGTTAGCTCAGTGTTCCCAGCCTGTGACCCTCAATTTCTTCCAATCTCCGCGACCCCAGCTCTCTTGCCTCCAGCCCACAGGACTGTCCACTACCCTGGAGTGAGATAGGAGGCTCACAGAGATCAAGATGGATAGGGGCCCCAGATatgggggcagagaaagagaaaaagataaaggaggagaaaagaaaaagcaattaagAGACCCATGGGGGCAGAAGGGGGGCAAAGCCAGGGAGAGggctggagatggggagaggggaaTGTGCTGAAAGGTGCCTGTAGGGACTCATCTCTCACACAGAAGGGGTGCAGTCAGAGTCCAGGGAACCCAGATGTCAAGGAGATAGGCAGCAGTGGGGCTAGGGGGATGGTGAAGGGAGGGATTGGTCAAAAGACAAGGAGGATCATGGGGCAGACAGTGGGTCCCAGGaagagaggaagtggggagacCAGGAAATAAGCAGGTGAGGTAATGAGAAGGAAGcgagaggaaggaaagaacaggttacagggagagacaggagagggGTAAGGGAAcacccccccctgccccccacccagaggGGATGAAGATCAGGAAGGTGTGTCCTGGAGGCAGAAGTAGAGGATGCAGAAATGGATGGACCAGGGCCAACAGAGATGGGCAGTCCTCACAGAGGGGATCCGGGTGGGGGCCAGAACCTCAGGGGGAGGAGGCCGAGGGAGGGCAGTGTGGGGTGGGTGTCAAGGGCCAAACAATGAGCTGGCAGCTAAGTGATACAGTTCTTGGTGAGAGGAAGGGAACCAGGCAGAGGGGGCCACCGAGAAGAAGACcc containing:
- the YIF1A gene encoding protein YIF1A isoform X2; amino-acid sequence: MAYHSGYGAHGSKHRARAAPDPPPLFDDTSSAYSSQPGGYPAPGADVAFNVNHLLGDPMANVAMAYGSSIASHGKDMVHKELHRFVSVNKLKYFFAVDTAYVAKKLGLLVFPYTHQNWEVQYSRDVPLPPRQDLNAPDLYIPTMAFITYVLLAGMALGIQKRFSPEVLGLCASTALVWIVMEVLALLLGVYLATVRSDLSTFHLLAYSGYKYVGMILSVLTGLLFGSDGYYVALAWTSSSLMYFIVRSLRTAALGPDNNGGPAPRQRLQLYLTLGAAAFQPLIIYWLTFHLVR
- the CNIH2 gene encoding protein cornichon homolog 2, with product MAFTFAAFCYMLTLVLCASLIFFVIWHIIAFDELRTDFKNPIDQGNPARARERLKNIERICCLLRKLVVPEYSIHGLFCLMFLCAAEWVTLGLNIPLLFYHLWRYFHRPADGSEVMYDAVSIMNADILNYCQKESWCKLAFYLLSFFYYLYSMVYTLVSF
- the YIF1A gene encoding protein YIF1A isoform X1, translating into MAYHSGYGAHGSKHRARAAPDPPPLFDDTSSAYSSQPGGYPAPGADVAFNVNHLLGDPMANVAMAYGSSIASHGKDMVHKELHRFVSVNKLKYFFAVDTAYVAKKLGLLVFPYTHQNWEVQYSRDVPLPPRQDLNAPDLYIPTMAFITYVLLAGMALGIQKRFSPEVLGLCASTALVWIVMEVLALLLGVYLATVRSDLSTFHLLAYSGYKYVGMILSVLTGLLFGSDGYYVALAWTSSSLMYFILQLSPFFQVRSLRTAALGPDNNGGPAPRQRLQLYLTLGAAAFQPLIIYWLTFHLVR